In Haliaeetus albicilla chromosome 20, bHalAlb1.1, whole genome shotgun sequence, a genomic segment contains:
- the CCDC83 gene encoding coiled-coil domain-containing protein 83 isoform X2 — protein sequence MEEKKEEKPEEQLTEPESAFPEALLEFQIETKEAAIDRVLLDLKKVEKKNKEYNERNDLLKEEQQAHIRRILRQIEEEEKEQDEKEVVTRDDVEESLKAIWQYAKDKEQLLKDLHSQIEETDKRLSVKRDERDYWLEYKNVGSKAQANKIMNLEKNIKEVKDDLHRATEYYTNALKAMKEENDRLVEKHMKLSKEQAPEVKMYQKEVSDLKASIQLLEEENIGLVTKLIDGKLQNLRVPRHLFLTQAAGLQDGFPKDEMKEVEYREYAAKADGDESLRSATVPCQKNKTFAKIQSKTENKKPQDSDEELQKKSFTPTLDSLLYEDEKDFQEYLKLGPLETKLMCVVGRAMPIHEEPEGMPSRSHKEDGVIGKSEGHITAQMIKALCKEKVG from the exons atggaagagaagaaagaggagaaaccAGAAGAGCAACTTACAGAACCTGAATCAGCTTTCCCAGAAGCCTTACTAGAATTTCA AATTGAgacaaaagaagcagcaattgATCGGGTTTTGTTGGATctgaaaaaagtggaaaaaaagaacaaagaatatAATGAAAGA AATGAccttctgaaggaagaacagcaggcACACATCAGGCGCATACTAAGACAAAtagaagaagaggagaaagaacaaGATGAAAAGGAGGTTGTAACTAGGGATGATGTGGAAGAGTCACTGAAAGCAATATGGCAGTATGCTAAGGACAAAGAACAACTGCTGAAAG ATCTGCACTCCCAGATTGAAGAAACTGACAAAAGACTTTCAGTAAAGCGGGATGAGAGGGATTATTGGTTGGAGTACAAAAATGTAGGAAGTAAAGCACAGGCCAACAAGATTAtgaatctggaaaaaaacatcaaGGAAGTCAAAGATGACCTTCACAGGGCTACAG AATATTAtacaaatgctttgaaagcaatgaaagaagaaaatgacagaCTGGTTGAGAAGCACATGAAGTTAAGTAAGGAACAGGCCCCCGAG GTTAAGATGTACCAAAAGGAAGTAAGTGATTTGAAAGCCTCTATTCAGCTcctagaagaagaaaatattggtTTAGTGACAAAACTAATTGATGGCAAACTTCAGAATCTGAGAGTACCCAG gCATTTGTTTCTTACCCAGGCAGCTGGCTTGCAAGATGGATTTCCTAAGGATGAAATGAAAGAAGTAGAGTATAGAGAGTATGCAG CGAAAGCAGATGGAGATGAAAGCCTCAGAAGTGCCACAGTCCCCTGTCAGAAAAACAAGACCTTTGCAAAGATTCAGTCTAAAACAGAGAATAAGAAGCCTCAAGACAGTGATgaggagctgcagaaaaagtCTTTCACTCCAACTCTTGATAGCTTGTTGTATGAAGATGAAAAAGATTTCCAG GAATACTTAAAACTGGGTCCTCTGGAGACAAAGCTGATGTGTGTGGTTGGAAGAGCGATGCCTATTCATGAAGAACCAGAAGGAATGCCAAGCAGGAGCCACAAAGAAGATGGTGTTATTGGTAAATCAGAGGGGCACATCACGGCTCAGATGATCAAGGCCTTATGTAAAGAAAAGGTTGGTTAA
- the CCDC83 gene encoding coiled-coil domain-containing protein 83 isoform X1, protein MEEKKEEKPEEQLTEPESAFPEALLEFQIETKEAAIDRVLLDLKKVEKKNKEYNERNDLLKEEQQAHIRRILRQIEEEEKEQDEKEVVTRDDVEESLKAIWQYAKDKEQLLKDLHSQIEETDKRLSVKRDERDYWLEYKNVGSKAQANKIMNLEKNIKEVKDDLHRATEYYTNALKAMKEENDRLVEKHMKLSKEQAPENAVRYLDKNCRREIEENEWLKEEVKMYQKEVSDLKASIQLLEEENIGLVTKLIDGKLQNLRVPRHLFLTQAAGLQDGFPKDEMKEVEYREYAAKADGDESLRSATVPCQKNKTFAKIQSKTENKKPQDSDEELQKKSFTPTLDSLLYEDEKDFQEYLKLGPLETKLMCVVGRAMPIHEEPEGMPSRSHKEDGVIGKSEGHITAQMIKALCKEKVG, encoded by the exons atggaagagaagaaagaggagaaaccAGAAGAGCAACTTACAGAACCTGAATCAGCTTTCCCAGAAGCCTTACTAGAATTTCA AATTGAgacaaaagaagcagcaattgATCGGGTTTTGTTGGATctgaaaaaagtggaaaaaaagaacaaagaatatAATGAAAGA AATGAccttctgaaggaagaacagcaggcACACATCAGGCGCATACTAAGACAAAtagaagaagaggagaaagaacaaGATGAAAAGGAGGTTGTAACTAGGGATGATGTGGAAGAGTCACTGAAAGCAATATGGCAGTATGCTAAGGACAAAGAACAACTGCTGAAAG ATCTGCACTCCCAGATTGAAGAAACTGACAAAAGACTTTCAGTAAAGCGGGATGAGAGGGATTATTGGTTGGAGTACAAAAATGTAGGAAGTAAAGCACAGGCCAACAAGATTAtgaatctggaaaaaaacatcaaGGAAGTCAAAGATGACCTTCACAGGGCTACAG AATATTAtacaaatgctttgaaagcaatgaaagaagaaaatgacagaCTGGTTGAGAAGCACATGAAGTTAAGTAAGGAACAGGCCCCCGAG AATGCTGTAAGATACTTAGACAAAAACTGTCGCAGAGAAATTGAAGAGAATGAATGGCTAAAAGAAGAG GTTAAGATGTACCAAAAGGAAGTAAGTGATTTGAAAGCCTCTATTCAGCTcctagaagaagaaaatattggtTTAGTGACAAAACTAATTGATGGCAAACTTCAGAATCTGAGAGTACCCAG gCATTTGTTTCTTACCCAGGCAGCTGGCTTGCAAGATGGATTTCCTAAGGATGAAATGAAAGAAGTAGAGTATAGAGAGTATGCAG CGAAAGCAGATGGAGATGAAAGCCTCAGAAGTGCCACAGTCCCCTGTCAGAAAAACAAGACCTTTGCAAAGATTCAGTCTAAAACAGAGAATAAGAAGCCTCAAGACAGTGATgaggagctgcagaaaaagtCTTTCACTCCAACTCTTGATAGCTTGTTGTATGAAGATGAAAAAGATTTCCAG GAATACTTAAAACTGGGTCCTCTGGAGACAAAGCTGATGTGTGTGGTTGGAAGAGCGATGCCTATTCATGAAGAACCAGAAGGAATGCCAAGCAGGAGCCACAAAGAAGATGGTGTTATTGGTAAATCAGAGGGGCACATCACGGCTCAGATGATCAAGGCCTTATGTAAAGAAAAGGTTGGTTAA